The Paenibacillus sp. MBLB1832 genome has a window encoding:
- a CDS encoding TerD family protein, translating to MSIDLSKGQRIDLTKTNPGLTKIIVGLGWDINRYQGGGEFDLDASAFLLHEDGKAKSAADFVFYNNLQAYDGAVLHTGDNRTGEGDGDDEQIIIDFAKIPATINRIGITVTIHEASQRSQNFGQVSHAFVRVVNEVTKQEIMRYDLGEEFSIETAVVFCEFYRYGSDWKFQAIGSGFAGGLAALVRNYGLE from the coding sequence ATGTCAATCGATTTGTCTAAAGGTCAACGTATCGACTTAACGAAAACAAACCCAGGTCTAACCAAAATAATCGTGGGACTTGGCTGGGATATTAATAGATACCAAGGGGGAGGCGAATTCGATCTGGATGCATCGGCCTTTCTTCTTCATGAAGATGGTAAAGCAAAATCAGCAGCAGATTTCGTTTTTTATAATAACCTCCAAGCATATGACGGTGCGGTCCTTCACACAGGTGACAATCGAACGGGGGAAGGCGACGGTGATGACGAACAAATCATCATTGATTTTGCTAAGATCCCAGCCACGATCAACCGGATTGGCATTACCGTGACGATTCATGAGGCTAGTCAACGTTCTCAAAATTTTGGACAAGTTAGCCATGCATTCGTGAGGGTAGTGAATGAAGTTACAAAGCAGGAAATTATGCGATACGATTTGGGTGAAGAGTTTTCGATTGAAACGGCTGTCGTCTTCTGTGAGTTTTATCGATATGGAAGTGATTGGAAATTCCAGGCGATTGGCAGTGGTTTTGCGGGTGGCTTGGCGGCGCTGGTTAGGAATTATGGGTTGGAGTAG
- a CDS encoding carboxymuconolactone decarboxylase family protein: MLRAATNDKKLPLIVFNEQEFMVLVMAINTINSWNRIGIATRLLPSRK; the protein is encoded by the coding sequence TTGTTGCGCGCTGCAACGAACGACAAAAAACTTCCGCTCATTGTATTTAATGAGCAGGAATTCATGGTGCTGGTTATGGCGATTAACACCATCAATAGCTGGAATCGAATTGGCATAGCCACACGTTTGCTGCCGAGTCGAAAATAG